Proteins co-encoded in one Triplophysa dalaica isolate WHDGS20190420 chromosome 16, ASM1584641v1, whole genome shotgun sequence genomic window:
- the gpr137 gene encoding integral membrane protein GPR137 isoform X1: MQDSIPPSPIKPAVAPSVELGVTVFYTLIYGSLFVVVYIQLWLLLLYRHKRWSYQSVFLFLCLFWAGLRATLFSFYFRDALAANHLPTPAYWLLYCFPVCLQFFTLSLFNLYFTQELLKVRSLFDMEPSKGLLVARCLYVSMSVIFLCVNVVCASMEDRVGSGDEAWNLVLVRVLVNDLLFILEAVCLAASLLLLTRFSSPTLAYLSRKGLCRTAVLGAGVILLFSSRACYNLAVVFLSQNHKVEAFDYDWYNISDQADLRSELGDRGYIIFGAVLFIWELLPTTLLIIIFRVRQPSREKNCTPAICNKCNSQSYFFDDPRGMDGDSDSLWSHSINPNSSWFGSSETTPLLFNRTEQGNQHHSLYSTPQT; encoded by the exons ATGCAGGATTCAATCCCACCTTCCCCTATTAAACCAGCAGTGGCCCCATCAGTTGAACTGGGTGTCACCGTTTTCTACACCCTTATTTATGGGAGTCTGTTTGTAGTTGTATACATCCAGCTTTGGTTACTTTTACTCTATCGACACAAGAGATGGAGCTATCAGAGCGTTTTTCTTTTCCTCTGCCTGTTCTGGGCAGGCCTCCGTGcgaccctcttttcattttattttcgtgaTGCCCTTGCGGCCAACCACCTGCCCACTCCGGCCTACTGGCTTCTCTATTGTTTCCCTGTATGTTTGCAGTTTTTCACTTTAAGCCTTTTCAACCTCTACTTCACTCAG GAATTGCTTAAAGTGAGAAGCTTATTCGACATGGAGCCCAGTAAAGGACT ATTGGTGGCTCGCTGTTTGTACGTATCCATGAGTGTCATTTTCCTGTGTGTCAACGTCGTTTGTGCGAGCATGGAGGATCGTGTCGGTTCGGGTGATGAAGCGTGGAATCTGGTGCTGGTTCGGGTGCTGGTGAATGACCTTCTGTTTATTTTGGAAGCTGTTTGCCTGGCTGCATCTCTACTCCTGTTAACACGATTCTCCTCCCCCACTTTGGCTTATCTAAGCCGAAAG GGCCTTTGCCGGACCGCTGTTCTGGGGGCAGGTGTGATCCTACTCTTCTCTAGCAGGGCATGCTACAACCTGGCTGTAGTGTTTTTGTCACAGAATCATAAAGTAGAGGCTTTTGATTATGACTGGTACAACATCTCTGATCAG gctgaTCTTCGCAGTGAACTTGGAGATAGAGGCTACATTATCTTCGGAGCTGTGCTTTTCATTTGGGAGCTGCTACCCACCACATTACTTATTATTATCTTCAGAGTTCGCCAGCCTTCTCGAGAAAAG aaCTGTACACCGGCTATTTGCAACAAGTGTAACTCTCAGTCTTATTTCTTTGATGATCCTCGCGGAATGGATGGTGACAGCGATTCTCTATGGAGTCACAGCATAAATCCAAATAGCAG TTGGTTTGGATCTAGTGAGACGACCCCACTCCTCTTCAACAGGACTGAGCAGGGCAACCAGCATCACTCTCTTTACTCAACTCCACAGACCTGA
- the gpr137 gene encoding integral membrane protein GPR137 isoform X2, whose product MQDSIPPSPIKPAVAPSVELGVTVFYTLIYGSLFVVVYIQLWLLLLYRHKRWSYQSVFLFLCLFWAGLRATLFSFYFRDALAANHLPTPAYWLLYCFPVCLQFFTLSLFNLYFTQELLKVRSLFDMEPSKGLLVARCLYVSMSVIFLCVNVVCASMEDRVGSGDEAWNLVLVRVLVNDLLFILEAVCLAASLLLLTRFSSPTLAYLSRKGLCRTAVLGAGVILLFSSRACYNLAVVFLSQNHKVEAFDYDWYNISDQADLRSELGDRGYIIFGAVLFIWELLPTTLLIIIFRVRQPSREKNCTPAICNKCNSQSYFFDDPRGMDGDSDSLWSHSINPNSSETTPLLFNRTEQGNQHHSLYSTPQT is encoded by the exons ATGCAGGATTCAATCCCACCTTCCCCTATTAAACCAGCAGTGGCCCCATCAGTTGAACTGGGTGTCACCGTTTTCTACACCCTTATTTATGGGAGTCTGTTTGTAGTTGTATACATCCAGCTTTGGTTACTTTTACTCTATCGACACAAGAGATGGAGCTATCAGAGCGTTTTTCTTTTCCTCTGCCTGTTCTGGGCAGGCCTCCGTGcgaccctcttttcattttattttcgtgaTGCCCTTGCGGCCAACCACCTGCCCACTCCGGCCTACTGGCTTCTCTATTGTTTCCCTGTATGTTTGCAGTTTTTCACTTTAAGCCTTTTCAACCTCTACTTCACTCAG GAATTGCTTAAAGTGAGAAGCTTATTCGACATGGAGCCCAGTAAAGGACT ATTGGTGGCTCGCTGTTTGTACGTATCCATGAGTGTCATTTTCCTGTGTGTCAACGTCGTTTGTGCGAGCATGGAGGATCGTGTCGGTTCGGGTGATGAAGCGTGGAATCTGGTGCTGGTTCGGGTGCTGGTGAATGACCTTCTGTTTATTTTGGAAGCTGTTTGCCTGGCTGCATCTCTACTCCTGTTAACACGATTCTCCTCCCCCACTTTGGCTTATCTAAGCCGAAAG GGCCTTTGCCGGACCGCTGTTCTGGGGGCAGGTGTGATCCTACTCTTCTCTAGCAGGGCATGCTACAACCTGGCTGTAGTGTTTTTGTCACAGAATCATAAAGTAGAGGCTTTTGATTATGACTGGTACAACATCTCTGATCAG gctgaTCTTCGCAGTGAACTTGGAGATAGAGGCTACATTATCTTCGGAGCTGTGCTTTTCATTTGGGAGCTGCTACCCACCACATTACTTATTATTATCTTCAGAGTTCGCCAGCCTTCTCGAGAAAAG aaCTGTACACCGGCTATTTGCAACAAGTGTAACTCTCAGTCTTATTTCTTTGATGATCCTCGCGGAATGGATGGTGACAGCGATTCTCTATGGAGTCACAGCATAAATCCAAATAGCAG TGAGACGACCCCACTCCTCTTCAACAGGACTGAGCAGGGCAACCAGCATCACTCTCTTTACTCAACTCCACAGACCTGA